ccttgtccttggtGATCTGATGAAAGCCGGGCACTGTTTCTTTGTTGCTGTCCCAGAGAAGGGTATTGTGTCGACTGCAACGCAGGATTCCGGTCTCTGAGGCGTGATTTCGAAAGTTTCCGAGTCAATTTGCCGACGCTCTATGGCGTGCGCTCTGTTTGATGCAGCCATTGCGAGGATCGTTGTCTGTCTCGAACAGACGAAGAAGCCGGACTTGATCTCGAGCAGAGCGTTGCTGAGTGTGTTGGTCGATGATAGTGTGCGGGAAGTTGATGAACGGCGCCCGTGCCTCACCAGATTGAAGCAAACTCAAAGAGCCACCCAAGTCGTTGCTCGTTGAGAGAAAATCGATGCCTTCGAAGTAGTCGGCGGCTCTGAAATAAGAAGTGAAGACTCTGGGCTCGCCTTGACATCCTGACTAGCCATATTCGGTGGAGGATTCTACGCGGGAGGTGTTGGGAACGATCGCAGCAGGGCACACAGCCCTCTGGATTCGATCAAATGGTCAAGCTTGACGCATTTCCACCTGACCGAGAGTGTGCGTGAGTCCTGCAGGAGTCATGATGCTCAGCTTGTGAAAGGAGGGTGATGACGGTGTTGAACGCATGCAATTGACCGTATATAACGCCGATGGTGCACGCGAATCATGTTCCGGGCATGGATGGTCGTGAAAGCCACGGTGAATGCCGATCGTGTACACATGATCTGCTGTCACGACCGCATAGCTGCCGCAGTAACATGTTGATGCCACAGATAGACGACCGACTGCTCTTGGTCCAGGAGTAGGCTTTAGCAGTGTTAATGTTGCTGCATCTATTCTTGAAGTTTGCTTTTCGAGACGTGTTGGTAGTTGCATCCCTCAGGATTGGGAAGCTAGGCGCCAGGATGTGTGCTGAAGTGCGAGGAAGTCCGAAGAGGTTGGAGCCGATACGTCAAGCAAGGGATGCCAGAACTTCACATCTACGCATCGTCTCTCCTGTCGCTCTGGGCACTTTCGTGCCTCCAATTGCTACCGTCCCATATCGCCACCACCGATATCCCAAGCCGGCTGAGATTGCATTGGTTTTTCTTTGTTGATGCCGTCTTTATGTAGGCCGCTACACTTGGCCAACAGTCATCCGAAGTGCGGTCCAGGGTATCACGAGAGGCGCCAACGCTTGGTTTCGAGTTGTGTGGGGATTCTGCAGACCTGGCTTGAATCGAAAATTTCCTTTCTGCCGAGTGTGGCTGCTCTTCAGCGTCGTTGACGGGATGGTGTGCTCGAATTACGGAATCGAGTGAGGCGTATACGACACGTGGGGTGGGATTCAAACTCCACTACacacctccttcttcccttGTTGCTACCAGAGGACATGCTGCCTCAACCACCTTTGCCGCCTTTACTGGAGCCATGGACATCCTCGGAGCAATGGTACTTCAAAGAATGCTCGCCCACCAGGCAAAAATGCAGGATGGCTCTGGACTTGGAGCATACCTCTGCCTGCTCTTTCTCGACCACGGCCGACCACTCTCGAAGACCTCATCCGGCGCGACAAGCAATACCCAAAGAATCCGTGGAGTCCGGTCACGATTTTCAGAACTGTTGGACTCGGAATCTCGTATTCTGCCCTAATCTTGCGGTCGAATGAAATCCGCATAGCTCTCGCTCGAGGACAATGTCTCTGGAACCTCGGCTGGACTGCTTTGCTGGGTGCAGCATTGACCATGCTGACAGCAATTGCTTGGGCATGATACACACTCGAAGATTGAACTCTGCGCAATGCTATTGCGCCGGCAGCGACCACCAGCACAAAGCCCCAAGTCCTGAGTCACCGCTTTGTGCCGGCTTGCCTCAGTCCAAACCCTCAATGGCATTGTCAGGCAGGCCTCTTTGTCAGGACCATGAATGCCTTTGTATTCGACACATGCTCTCAAAGGTGAAGCGATGCTTCACCAGCACGACACCATCCAGGCGACCACCGCATATAAGCGGGCGATGGGCATGCACCGGACCACTTTCCTCGGCATCCAGCTTCCTGCTTCGACCACccagctcttcttcttcgaagaACTTCAAAACAACGTCTGAAACCGAAGCACAGAATCCAACTCGCCAGTCGAACCAGATTCAACCTTCGCAACAAGCTCGCTTCGTCGTCTCTTCGAAGAACCAGATCTCACACTCACACCAGGCGCCGGCGCCAAGACAGTAAGTCCGTTCCTTCCCCTTCCGGACGATTCACGAGCATCAACGTGCTTAGCAACCAGCTTTTGTGGATCGTCACGCACCCTGCGCCTCGTCCGGAGTCATCCAGCAAACATCGCGTGCTAATTCTTCTCTTCAGACAACCCTCGAGACTCGAACTACACGACTGTCTCAACACCACCTTCGAGTCAGTCATCATGCCGACTACATGCCCCAACATCGTCTCGTTCGCGCTCTCCGGCAACTACGATGAGACCCGGCCCATCCTGATCGATGCGGCCGATCCAGCGCGGTCCATCAACAAGGCCCGCGCAATCCAACTCATCGCCAGCCTGACAGGTGCCTTCAAGCCGGGTAGCACAGTCGTGCTCCACCTCACCAACGACATCACCTATCCCATCCTCTACATGGCCATCCTTGCCTCTGGATGCCGATGGGTAGGGTCAAACACGACATACACTGCGAGCGAGCTCGAGCACATCTTCAACACCTCCAAGGCCGATTACATCATCACCGACCAGGAGCATTTGGAGACGATTCGCGCGGCGGTGGGCAACAGTGACACTCTCGCCGAGATGATCCTCTTCGCGGATATCCTCGAGAACCCTCACGCGGAGTGTTTGCCTAGCGCTTCGTCTCCTCTCGACTGCGGCGGGAAGAATGGTGAATCGTCCGCATCCTCGGGACTCGAACTTCACCGCACGGATTCGTTCAACTTCCGCACTCTCCACGACCTTCAACACGACGGTACACCTGCGGAGCTCTTCGCCGCGCTCGAGACCATCGACATTGACTCCACCGCCGTGATGATGAGCACTTCGGGCACAACCGGCATGCCGAAGATTGCCACCCGCACCCACCGCGCCATGGTGTTGGAAGCCATCAACATTGAGGACAACAACGCCGCAAAACCCTACCCTGTCCGCCGCCTCTTCTGCACGCCCATCTTCCACGGCTTCTCGGCTCCCGAAATGCTCATCAACAGTCTTCGTCTGGGCCTCACCAACTTCTTCATGAAGCGGTTCAACCCCGTCGTTTTCCCCGAGAACGTCCACAAGTATGGCATCACCGAGATCTTCGCCCCTCCAGCGATGCTCGCTCTCATCGTCAACCGGCCAGAGTCCCACGCCCTCGTCCAGACCCTTGAGGCAGTCTACACCGGCGGCGCAATCCTCATGCCCGAGCTCCGGAGGCAgttcctcgccctcttcacCAGCCCTcccatcatcttcgtcgtctacGGCATGACCGAAGGCGGCTGGTTCTCCGTGAGCAAGTTCCCGCACAACGACAATACCAACTCCGTCGGCCACATTGTTCCCGGGACTGAAGTCAAAGTGCTGCACAGTGGCGAACACGCTTCCACTCTCACGGACGGTACGGCGATTGgtctcatcctcgtcaaGTCGGAACATCTCATGACTGGATATGAGAGCAATCCCCAAGCCACGGCTGAGCACTTCCATGAAGATGGATGGCTGAATACGGGCGATATCGGGTACCTCCGCGATGGCAAGATCTACCTCGTCGACCGTGCGAAGGATCTCATCAAGGTGAATGGGTGGCAAGTTGCTCCGGCGGAGATTGAAGATGCGTTGCTCATGTCTGCGGATGTGAAAGATGCGGGTGTCATTGGTGTGGGCGAAGGTTTAGAGGAGCATCCTCTGGCCTTCGTGGTCCGTACTCATGAGGGTGTCACTGAGGAGGGATTGAAGGAGCATCTGCTCACCCGGTTGACGAAGTACAAGGTCATGTCTACTCGGGTTGAGTTCATCGATGCCATCCCCAAGTCGATCAGCGGGAAGATCTTGAAGAAGGACTTGCGTAAGATGATGGCGGATAGGAAGGAGGCTGGTTTGGGGTTGTGTTGAGTGCAGAGAAAGACGTGCTATGCGAGATCATAACGGCGTTTTGGAGGTTTGATTTCGGTTGTTCAAGGAGTCTGACGGTCTGACGGTAATGATACGGACATCTTGGCCAGGAACGCGAGCAATCAGCTCACTCAACAGAGATAGAACCAGACAAATTGAAACGAAGCTTGGATCAATACGCTCTCCACATCGTCGCCGTGAAATGTACAGCAGCAGCACATGTAAATGTGAAGTCTCCCACACTGGTCCAAAATCCCACCCCTGTCCCGGGCCCCACATCCCGCCTCCTCCCGCAAATTCCTCTCCCCCAAAACTTCTTCCACGCAttctctttcttcctctttcctctccTCACGCCCGCGATTAGACAGTACAAACCAGCACCATTCTCAACCCGTCCCGGCGTCTTGCTGGGACATGAGAATCTCAGTTGTTGGATCTTGCGATTTAGCGGTTCGACGGAGAGAGAGTTGATGGTACCATAAGAGCTGGTTATGCACACGGTTTTTTGCCTATGGTTGCATTTTCGGCGTCAGAGGGACCGGACATTTCGTTTTGTGGGGATGATACGGTGTTAATTGGCGGTGGGGAAGAAGAGCTTGGAGTTGGTGTCGTGAGGAGAGACGATGGCTGTGAGAATTGGAGGGTCGTGGTCGCTGGACAAGAAAGAGAGCTGGTGGTATTTTGGACATTTGTATACACACAACGAAGCCTTTCTGTTTGATGTTGGTTGACTGTTCATCTCGACAGTGATGCGACTGCTTAAGGCGCTGATGTCTCGCACTGTCACTTGAAAAGGCGCTCCGTTGTTCATCAGACACACCCGACTGAAGTATTGCATTACAGCCGCGCAGAACGATCCAGCCGAAGACATGGCTGTCTCCTTCATCGGGTGCTCATACCTGGATACAGATCTCTATACAATGCGCGACGATgagcattttgcactgccgCTTGAGGCGCCGAAGCATATTCCCTCAAAACCATGCCTTCGGAGGGACTCGGGAAAATACCATCAAGACTGTTGCCAGTACTCACCTCGGTTGATGCGAATGTGTAGGACCATCAAGTGGAATATGCTTTGCACTGCCGACCGAACTATTGGAACGCAAAATCTGTCATCGCAAAGATACCATGCAAGCGGACGCTCCGGCAGAATCCAATCGGGCTGTGCCCAATGCCCTCGTCAACCCTGGACAGTCTCGTGTTCGTCGAACGATAGTTCAATCACCATGCCTGTCACAACATGGATGTAAGATTGCACTCCCCGCGATGACATTGACTTCCTTTCCCACTCGATCTCacaccgtcctcgtccgaGTGATTCTGTGGTCCAGATCTCTCGCGCGCCGTTGAGCTGACAGCCATGCACGCAGCATACCTCACGTCCATCCTCGCGTGGACTCGTGCCGTCGCGGCAGTGTCTGGCGGAAGTCGTACCTTCGACAAGCGGCTTGTGGACACCTCCCTCTTCAACGCACCCGGCAACAGTCCCAACCTGCAACGTCGACAGAATGCCAACACTTCTGCGTTCGCTATCGACGGTTCCAAGATTCCTGGTGTTGACTTCACCCTCGATGAGTCCTATGCTGGTCTGCTCCCGATCTCCTCGGACGCCGATGAGAAGAGCAAACTGTACTTTTGGTACTTTCCTTCGACTAATAAGGATGCTGATGATGAGATTACCATTTGGCGTGAGTGGAGTCGTGTCTTCTGCCATTCGGAATTGATGCTGACTTGTTTTCGCCAGTCAACGGAGGTCCAGGCTGCTCCAGCTTGGAAGGCTTCATGCAAGAGAACGGACCGCTGTCGTGGAAGCCTGGCACTTACAAGCCGGTGAAGAATCGCTGGAGCTGGCATCATTTGACTAACATGGTCTGGTGAGTGCTCAATATTTTCACTACCGGATTGATAGTGTTGACTGACTCGTCCACAGGGTGGATCAGCCCGTGACCACCGGATTCTCCCAAGGCCCGAGGGTCGTCAACAATCAGGAGGATTTGTCGAGAGACTTCATGGGTTGGCTGAAGAACTTCATCGACACGTTCGGCTTGCATGGGAGGAAGATCTATTTGACGGGAGAGTCGTACGCTGCTGGGGTGAGTTGGCCGTCTGTGTTTGTGTTGAGATGATAGACTGACAGTTCTGAATGTAGATGTACATCCCATACATGGCCGTGAGTTGCTCTGCCCTCCTTCACTCCTACCAAGTAGAGAGCCCTACAAACTGACCTCACCTCACAGTACTACATGCTCGAAGCCAACGACAAAACCTACTACAACCTCCAAGGCACCCTCGGCTACAGCCCGGCCCTGAACTGGTTCGCCGTGACCGAACAAATCCCCTCCGTCCCCTTCATCGACCGCTGGGCGCCCCTCTTCAACCTGAACTCCACCTTCGTCGACGCCATGCACAAAGCCTCCGACGCCTGCGGACACACGAAATTCCTCAACGACTACCTCACcttcccacctccacccgGCCCGATGCCCGACCCACCGGACGGCCTCGTCTACCGCGAAGGCTGCGACACCTGGACCGCCATCCTCAACGCCACCTTCCTCGTGAACCCCTGCTTCAACATCTACCACATCCCCGACACCTGCCCCTTCCTCTGGGACATCCTCGGCTCCTCCCCGGGTCCAGACGGCTTCTTCAACCGCACAGACGTACAAGCCGCCATCAACGCCCCTCCAACAAACTACATTCTCTGCAATCAAACCGACCAAGTCTTCCCCAACGGCGACGCAAGCGAATGGTCCTCCTTCGGCGACGCCGGGCAAAAAGCCATCCTGCCACAAGTCATCGAACGCAGCGCCCGCACCATGCTCGTCGGCGGGGACTTggacttcatcatcatctccgaCGGCGTGCTCCTCAGTATCCAGAACATGACCTGGAATGGCGCCCAAGGGTTTCAGCAACGTCCTTCGGACCCCTTCATTGTGCCGTACGATGGTGAGTACGCGCTGGAGTACTGTCCGACGGACCAGCCGGCGGTGGATTGTGATAGTTCGAATTATGCGGCGGTGGGGGTGTTGGGTGTGACGCATACGGAGAGGGGGCTGACGTGGGTGAATATGGCGGGGAGTGGGCATATGGGGCCGAGGTATGCGCCTGCGGGAGCGTGGAGGCATTTGGAGTATTTGTTGGGGAGGATTGATTCGTTGTAGTCCGCCGGCGACACATGCCTAGGGTTGGGGTGGGAGCCTGAGTTGTGCTGCTGGACTGATGTTGAGATGTGGGGATGTCGAGATGTGCGGATGCTTGTAGGAGAACGTGTGATGCTGTTCGTGGGCCTTTAAGCTCTCGACCTACAATTGACATCATAAGTACGGCAACGCTCCTCAAATCCAATCGTGTCACTCGTTAAAAGCCTGACAGAGAAACAGCTGCTCGCACAAAGATCGATCCGCCTCAGCGAGCCAACGAGGGCAATCAGTATCTCAATAAGCCCAACGAACGTCACAAACAAAACCACATCAACACAGTATCCACTGATCGACACCTCCTACTTGGAGTAACACCCCGTCTCTCCTCCAGAGCCTCTTGGTGAAATTCACAAAATTCGACACAATTTCCTCGCCGTACCTCCTATACGGATGACCATtccctcttctccacaaCTTTTCCATATACTGGGCGTTCCGCCCTGTCCATCTCGCATTGAGCAGCACACACTATGCGAGTCGGGTTCTCCTACACCGTCACGTTCTGCTGTCAGATCATCGGTCTCGAAACGTCCTATTGGGAGCAGGATGTCGGGGACAGAGAACTTACCACCACCGATCAAAAGCCACATCGCGATTGTTCATGTCCTCCGGCGGAATCGCCTCCATCCTTCGCGTCGACGTTCCATGCACCACGATATCCACCACACTCACTAAGTCTCGCCCATCACACCACTTGACGGGTAGCAGCAAGTTCCTCAACTTCGACCCGAAAATCATTTCCTTCCCTTCCTTACTCATCGGCCACTCCCCATCCAACACATCTCCATATCTCGGATCGCACTTCGGCGCGGACCCGTCAAGCAATATGTAAATTTTCAATCCAAGGATCAGAGAGAGTTGATTTTGGGCGGTGCGGATCCGGACCCAATGGATGAGTAGATTGAGGCAGTGCTCCGCCTCGCTCATCCGCAGCTCGAGGGTGAAGACGTTAAGGAAGAAGTATAGCGCGGTCGCTTCGGAGCGGATTTGCCGGCATGTTGCGAGGAGGGCGGGGAGAGGTTCGTAGGCTATGGGGAGGTTGAGTGGGGCGCGGTAGAGGGCGTAGCGATAAATTCTGTTTCGGAGTTCTGCGCTCAGGGTGAAGAAGAGAGATGGAGTTTCTGGTGGTGGGCGAGAGAATCCGATTGGTTCGATGTTGGGTGGGCggccgaagaggagggaggacgGTGTTGCTGGCGTTTGCATTGtgagggagggagagagagagagagagagatgtTTTCCGTCGCTTCGATGTGGTCCGGCCGAGATACGATGATGATACTCGCAGCGTCCAAAATGAGCTTGACCGTCCGATGCGATATGCTCAGGTCCCAAAGAATGTCCAATCCTGGTAGCGAAGAATAGAACGACTGATCGTGACGGAATTCTGCGATGGTGAGGATGCTGGATGCTGGCTGTCTGTTGGAAAGTCAAGCAATGCAGAACACGTCCAAGAAGGAAGGCAGTGCAACAGCCGATAGCGAAGCGACGAGATGCCTTCCTGGCAGGTGTGAATCCTTCGGCATTCACGCAGCGGTCTCCTCAAAACGCAAGGGCGGACCGGACAGTAAAGCGCTTTCTTGAGCACAAGGTGCAAACGTACTCGCATGGTTCGATTCGGATCCTCAGCCATGTGCTGATGAGCACGACGTCGGAAACGTGGAGCTGGAAAAGCGATCGATTGAGCATCGTCTCGTCCGTGTCATCGCTCCCGTCAACGGCACATATTCCAGAATCTCAATCAACGGAGATATCTTAGCCATCCAGCAATCTCGTTCTCTCGGTCCTCACTTCCTGCTCACTCCTGCCATCTCGAGCTTTCTTCCCGCCCAGCCATCTAGACCATCCCTCACCTCGTTTCCAAGACCTTCCCTCTCTCAGCCCTTCCAGACTGCTCCCCTCGATCCGCCATCCCTTCGCACCACCCACAAACGGCGAGGTCGCCTTCCAACACACCACGATACCCCACACAAGACTCAACGCAACTAGAGTGCCCGAAACTGCAACCACCACGCTCAAGACATTCGCCGTGGACACCTTGCAGCCCAGAGTGGAGGTACGAAGCTCGAAGCGTTCGGAGTTGAGTGGACATATGTGAGACTTGGTCAAAGGAGATAGCAGTGACGAAGCAGGTAGAcaggtcgaggaagaaggacacCAGCCGCAGTACGAAGAGGACAGGCAGGAAGAGCAGGTGTTGTGAGGCCAGCAGGTCTTGAGAGAGGCCTGAGAGTGAGACATTGGGAGAGAACAACTTCAAGTCGCACAAGAGGCCGTCAAGTGCGGCATAGCGTACTTATAGGGTTTTGATGTAAGTGAATGAAACTCGAAGTCGTCTCGGATGCCCAACCGAAACTAAGCCGAACGATCGTCAGGGTCCAGGACGTCAGAAAAGTCGAAAAGGTGAAGCTTGTGGCCGAGCTCCCAATGGCTGATTGAAGCCTGCAAGGTACGGAAAATCTTGTCAAAGTATTtctctgcctcttcttcatttcaacatcatcctcccTCTTGACACACACTACACCATATCAACGCGACTATGGCCGAAGAATCCCCAATCTCCTACGAAGACCTCGCCAACATCGAGGAGGACTTTGAGGAAGTCGACACTGAAATTGGTAGGCAAGACGATTGAATAGTTCCTCGTAGAGGTATCTAACGATGTCACAGTTCGCCAGCAATACGCGCTCTCTGCTCCTCTCTACGCCAAACGATCCACGACCGTCTCTCAAATCCCCAACTTCTggcctctcgtcctcgaacaAGCACCTCCCGAGCTCGACAGCttcatctccgcctccgacTCGCAAATCTTCGGCGaatccctcctcgccctcaacGTAACCCGTCCCGAGCTCGAGAATGGCGCCGCCGGCCACCCGCGAAGCTTGAAgatcgacttcaccttcAAGCCAAATGACTTCTTCGAGGACACCGAGTTGAGCAAGACATTCTCTTACCGCCGCGCAAAAGATGGATGGACGGGCCTCGTTTCCGAGCCGGTGAAGATCCACTGGAAAAAGGGCAAGGATTTGAGCGAAGGGCTGAACGACAACGCGGTGGCACTTTTCGaagcgaggaagaaggctggGAATATGCTGGCTAGAGACATCCCCGAGTACAAGAAGCTGCAAGAGAAATTGGAGTCGCTGAATGGCGCCAACACCTCTTTCTTCACATTCTTCGGCTGGGTGAGCGGACGACGATATGTCACTGCGGAGGAACATGAGGCGGCGACGAAAGAGCATgctgcgaggagggagaagcgCAAGGCAGGAGAGAGGGTGGAAGTGCCGGAAGtcagcgaggaggatgaggaagcgGCGGACGATTCCGAGGTGGAGGTGCACGAGGCCGGAGAGCAGGTGGCTGTGACAATTGCGGAGGACTTGTGGCCGAATGCGATCAAGTTCTTCACGCAGGCGCAGGAGTTGGGAGAGATGTCGGATGTtgatttcgaggaggatgatgacgaggaggagagtggagaggatgagccGGTTGATATCAGGGCATTGGTGGGTGGAAAGGACAAGGGCAAAGCTGCGAAGAGGTTGAGTGATAGTGGTCCGCcctcgaagaagcagaagaaatAGATGGATTGTGCAAAACCGCGGACTCGTGAAACTGGATAGACTGGATATCGCAAGATCGAAATGGAAATGCTGGCACTGCAGTACTGACTCATCCTGTCCATGATTCACTTTCAAGGCTGATCCGCTCATTATCCTTGCAACAGAGCCTTGCGGTCCACCGCCGCGACCGGGAAACAGGCGACGGCCAAACCTCCTTCGGCGAGTCTTTCCCACGGACTCGACGCTCGGCCCTGTAGTGCATGCGCTTTTCGCAACAACGCTCGACAGCTCGCAAGACCGCTCAACCTGACATCTGCTCAGAAGATCATACGCCGCAACCACCGCTCCAGCTCCCAGCCTCCGCGTTCCTCGAACCGCAATCCCATCAAACCCATCGATCAAACCACCCCAACAACCCCCCCGCCATCGTAACCACAACCGGCACCCACATCGTATGCTTCCACGCATCCTTCCCAATCTGCCGGTGACTCATCCAGCCATCACAAATCGCAACCCCCGCTCCAGCAAGATACGTCAGCCCCATCGTCGTGCGACTCCCACCCGCGTACGCCGCCAGACACGTCGCGGCCATGTAGAGGTCCCGGGAGACCCAGAAGAGGAGCAGGTTGGTGGCGAGTTTTCGGCCTTCTACTGCGGATGGGGAGGGCCCGGATGGGGGCGGGAAGTTGAAGAGGCGGAAGCCGTTGGCGGGGTTGATGAGGCCGATTAGGCCGGAGGGTGAGGGGGAAGAGGGACATTAGGCCGGAGAAATGCCAGAGGGGAgtggaggtggagtggaggagggagagggccattgcggaggtggtggagaggtctTTTGGCTTGTGTTTGAGTTGACGCGATGGTGTGGTGATACTCCCTGCGTCGAGATtgagacgaagaggacgaggagagaGATATCTCCGTCATATTGTTGGATGC
This genomic interval from Zymoseptoria tritici IPO323 chromosome 8, whole genome shotgun sequence contains the following:
- a CDS encoding AMP-dependent synthetase and ligase (. The predicted gene product is similar to Aspergillus nidulans AfeAp, an adenylate-forming enzyme.): MPTTCPNIVSFALSGNYDETRPILIDAADPARSINKARAIQLIASLTGAFKPGSTVVLHLTNDITYPILYMAILASGCRWVGSNTTYTASELEHIFNTSKADYIITDQEHLETIRAAVGNSDTLAEMILFADILENPHAECLPSASSPLDCGGKNGESSASSGLELHRTDSFNFRTLHDLQHDGTPAELFAALETIDIDSTAVMMSTSGTTGMPKIATRTHRAMVLEAINIEDNNAAKPYPVRRLFCTPIFHGFSAPEMLINSLRLGLTNFFMKRFNPVVFPENVHKYGITEIFAPPAMLALIVNRPESHALVQTLEAVYTGGAILMPELRRQFLALFTSPPIIFVVYGMTEGGWFSVSKFPHNDNTNSVGHIVPGTEVKVLHSGEHASTLTDGTAIGLILVKSEHLMTGYESNPQATAEHFHEDGWLNTGDIGYLRDGKIYLVDRAKDLIKVNGWQVAPAEIEDALLMSADVKDAGVIGVGEGLEEHPLAFVVRTHEGVTEEGLKEHLLTRLTKYKVMSTRVEFIDAIPKSISGKILKKDLRKMMADRKEAGLGLC
- the PEP-S10.1 gene encoding secreted peptidase S10 (Peptidase_S10. carboxypeptidase C family. Serine carboxipeptodase. Peptidase_S10 domain. predicted small (523 aa) secreted protein with probable O-glycosylation at Thr462), with amino-acid sequence MHAAYLTSILAWTRAVAAVSGGSRTFDKRLVDTSLFNAPGNSPNLQRRQNANTSAFAIDGSKIPGVDFTLDESYAGLLPISSDADEKSKLYFWYFPSTNKDADDEITIWLNGGPGCSSLEGFMQENGPLSWKPGTYKPVKNRWSWHHLTNMVWVDQPVTTGFSQGPRVVNNQEDLSRDFMGWLKNFIDTFGLHGRKIYLTGESYAAGMYIPYMAYYMLEANDKTYYNLQGTLGYSPALNWFAVTEQIPSVPFIDRWAPLFNLNSTFVDAMHKASDACGHTKFLNDYLTFPPPPGPMPDPPDGLVYREGCDTWTAILNATFLVNPCFNIYHIPDTCPFLWDILGSSPGPDGFFNRTDVQAAINAPPTNYILCNQTDQVFPNGDASEWSSFGDAGQKAILPQVIERSARTMLVGGDLDFIIISDGVLLSIQNMTWNGAQGFQQRPSDPFIVPYDGDSNYAAVGVLGVTHTERGLTWVNMAGSGHMGPRYAPAGAWRHLEYLLGRIDSL
- the NFA2402 gene encoding nucleosome assembly protein family (A nucleosome assembly-like protein with more similarity to Homo sapiens TSPY, TSPLY and SET translocation (myeloid leukemia-associated)proteins than Saccharomyces cerevisiae NAP1), producing MAEESPISYEDLANIEEDFEEVDTEIVRQQYALSAPLYAKRSTTVSQIPNFWPLVLEQAPPELDSFISASDSQIFGESLLALNVTRPELENGAAGHPRSLKIDFTFKPNDFFEDTELSKTFSYRRAKDGWTGLVSEPVKIHWKKGKDLSEGLNDNAVALFEARKKAGNMLARDIPEYKKLQEKLESLNGANTSFFTFFGWRKAGERVEVPEVSEEDEEAADDSEVEVHEAGEQVAVTIAEDLWPNAIKFFTQAQELGEMSDVDFEEDDDEEESGEDEPVDIRALVGGKDKGKAAKRLSDSGPPSKKQKK